The Amycolatopsis viridis genome window below encodes:
- a CDS encoding M14 family zinc carboxypeptidase, with protein sequence MPLPDWLLEEVDGVGDRAAFAGVDELHRGLRALADRYAEITALTRVGTSRHGEPLLCLTIDGAPGEPAALVFGLPHPNEPIGGLTALHLAARLCADPGLRARLRHRWRIIACIDPDGLRLNEGWLAGPITREHYARHFYRPAGPDQVEWTFPLDYKDAYFDAVLPETQALMRLIDADRPDLVCSLHNSESGGVYYYLSRAEPALHATLQALPGHVGLPLDRGEPEVPYLVRVDDAIFDGPSICRAYDYLTDRGEPWTNAGGDSTSSYAGRYGALTLVTELPYWTSPAAGDESPSGTGYGAALAAHGRALTELSAVLADTLAAVAGDLMVPDSPFWRASRSFAVMMAAGARSACSRSTAPEAERVATVAEVASLTEATQCFRLRYGGILLRALDGELAVGNTRPSVRAARARVAARHAEWLAADAEIGDHRSVPIRDLVATQYGAVLAAAEHLAVR encoded by the coding sequence GTGCCGCTGCCGGACTGGCTGCTCGAGGAAGTCGACGGGGTGGGGGACCGCGCCGCGTTCGCGGGTGTCGATGAACTGCACCGCGGCCTGCGTGCGCTCGCCGACCGGTATGCGGAGATCACCGCGCTGACCCGCGTCGGCACGTCCCGGCACGGCGAGCCGCTGCTGTGCCTCACGATCGACGGCGCACCGGGCGAGCCGGCCGCGCTGGTCTTCGGGCTGCCACACCCGAACGAACCGATCGGCGGGCTGACCGCCCTGCACCTGGCGGCCCGGCTGTGCGCCGACCCGGGGTTGCGCGCCCGCCTGCGGCACCGGTGGCGGATCATCGCCTGCATCGACCCGGACGGGTTGCGGCTCAACGAGGGCTGGCTCGCCGGGCCGATCACCCGCGAGCACTACGCGCGCCACTTCTACCGTCCCGCCGGTCCGGACCAGGTGGAGTGGACCTTTCCGCTCGACTACAAGGACGCCTACTTCGACGCGGTCCTGCCCGAGACGCAGGCGCTGATGCGGCTGATCGACGCCGACCGCCCGGACCTCGTGTGTTCCCTGCACAACAGCGAGTCCGGGGGCGTCTACTACTACCTCAGCCGCGCCGAGCCCGCGCTGCACGCGACCTTGCAGGCGCTGCCCGGCCATGTCGGCCTGCCGCTGGACCGCGGCGAGCCGGAGGTGCCTTACCTCGTGCGGGTCGACGACGCGATCTTCGACGGCCCGTCGATCTGCCGGGCCTACGACTACCTGACCGATCGTGGTGAGCCGTGGACGAACGCCGGCGGGGACAGCACCAGTTCCTACGCCGGCCGGTACGGCGCGCTCACACTGGTCACCGAGCTGCCGTACTGGACCTCCCCGGCAGCCGGCGACGAGAGCCCGTCCGGAACCGGCTACGGGGCGGCGCTCGCCGCGCACGGCCGGGCGCTGACGGAACTGTCCGCGGTGCTGGCGGACACCCTCGCCGCCGTTGCCGGCGATCTGATGGTGCCGGACTCGCCGTTCTGGCGGGCGAGCCGGTCGTTCGCGGTGATGATGGCGGCGGGTGCGCGCAGCGCCTGCTCCCGCAGCACCGCGCCGGAGGCCGAGCGGGTCGCGACGGTCGCCGAGGTGGCGTCCCTGACCGAGGCGACCCAGTGTTTTCGCCTGCGGTACGGCGGAATCCTGCTGCGGGCACTGGACGGGGAACTGGCGGTGGGCAACACCCGGCCGTCCGTGCGGGCCGCCCGGGCGCGGGTCGCGGCCCGGCACGCCGAGTGGCTCGCGGCCGATGCGGAGATCGGCGACCACCGCTCGGTCCCGATCCGGGACCTGGTGGCCACCCAGTACGGGGCGGTGCTCGCGGCTGCCGAGCACCTGGCGGTGCGCTGA
- a CDS encoding STAS domain-containing protein yields MVPSFEPNEPVAQVDVAVEHLPAATVVRVAGELDHLTAPAFEAAALPAARQCAGRLVIDLSAVSFLASAGIAVVLAAGAAAPGRVRVVVGSGFTRRPLELTGAGEIVHLCTTREEALAAD; encoded by the coding sequence GTGGTGCCGTCCTTCGAGCCGAACGAGCCGGTCGCCCAGGTGGACGTGGCGGTGGAGCACCTTCCGGCGGCGACGGTGGTGCGGGTCGCCGGCGAGCTGGACCATCTGACCGCGCCGGCGTTCGAGGCCGCCGCCCTGCCCGCCGCACGTCAGTGCGCCGGCCGGCTGGTGATCGACCTCAGCGCCGTGAGTTTCCTGGCGTCGGCCGGGATCGCGGTCGTGCTGGCGGCGGGAGCCGCGGCGCCGGGGCGGGTGCGTGTGGTGGTCGGCTCCGGCTTCACCCGGCGTCCGCTGGAACTCACCGGAGCCGGGGAGATCGTCCACCTGTGCACCACCCGGGAGGAGGCACTGGCCGCGGACTGA